In a genomic window of Hyalangium gracile:
- a CDS encoding NHL repeat-containing protein — MRQYLIFVAFAGAVISGCKCSDPPGVKPPYEVGGSSTDGGTDGGGGGGGNDGGTLPYDPDAGTTQNGRPDGGFVLDGGAGPLSGGDNVQLDPEGNIILGGGSTELAFAWIANNDQNTVSKYDTRTGKEVGRYHAVIPIDGRTRPDGTIGYPNGLRGNEGNNPSRTAVDLFGDVWVANRASSTQGSVSKIANNKVNCVDRNGNGVIDTSEDKNNDGAISNNPADREMIFPTDWTDPNQYDECILFSTPVGPPGNGTIKARAMAISAGIEGSAGDVWVGVHNENSVIKLDPTTGQQVPVNTAGQLKLTLSFGPYGAAIDSQQRLWVVSSALSPARLSLVDTDQGRIVIPSIIPPSNLGSSGNYGIGVDGKDRVWLAGWSSGPKAFRYEHPRGVGTTIGTWAVFEFSNAVSQINTRIGRPRGIAADDQGFVWMSSDLNSSSQSSSQLIAFNGDTGAIKRFNLPTVGEVDFIDATNTQTREAIGVGLDTDGHAWVNNRSGNAMRVHRETGEILRTRQQGAGLYTYSDFTGYQLRNFTAPLGSYRHTFSANECGPDTIWRYLVWDAVVPPKTSLQAFVTAANDPNDLNNANLRKGPFTTSPADLQAAGVPKSRYLRVEFVFRSDDRQSQASPKLKSFDVNYECEVIIQ; from the coding sequence ATGCGTCAGTACTTGATCTTCGTGGCCTTCGCCGGAGCCGTGATCAGCGGCTGCAAGTGCTCGGATCCGCCGGGCGTGAAGCCGCCCTACGAGGTGGGCGGGAGCAGCACGGATGGCGGCACGGACGGCGGCGGCGGCGGTGGGGGCAACGACGGCGGCACCCTCCCGTATGATCCCGACGCGGGCACCACCCAGAACGGGCGTCCGGACGGCGGCTTCGTCCTGGACGGCGGCGCGGGCCCCCTGTCGGGCGGCGACAACGTCCAGCTCGACCCGGAGGGCAACATCATCCTCGGCGGCGGCTCGACGGAGCTGGCCTTCGCGTGGATCGCCAACAACGACCAGAACACGGTGTCCAAGTACGACACGCGCACGGGCAAGGAGGTGGGGCGCTACCACGCCGTCATCCCCATCGACGGGCGCACCAGGCCGGACGGCACCATCGGCTACCCCAACGGCCTGCGCGGCAACGAGGGCAACAACCCCAGCCGCACCGCGGTGGACCTCTTCGGTGACGTGTGGGTGGCCAACCGCGCCTCGAGCACCCAGGGCTCGGTGTCGAAGATCGCCAACAACAAGGTGAACTGCGTCGACCGCAACGGCAACGGCGTCATCGACACCAGCGAGGACAAGAACAACGACGGCGCCATCAGCAACAACCCGGCGGACCGGGAGATGATCTTCCCCACGGACTGGACGGATCCGAACCAGTACGACGAGTGCATCCTGTTCAGCACGCCGGTGGGTCCGCCGGGCAACGGCACCATCAAGGCGCGCGCCATGGCCATCTCCGCCGGCATCGAGGGCAGCGCGGGTGACGTGTGGGTGGGCGTGCACAACGAGAACTCGGTCATCAAGCTGGACCCCACCACCGGCCAGCAGGTGCCGGTGAACACCGCCGGGCAGCTCAAGCTCACCCTGTCGTTCGGCCCGTACGGCGCGGCCATCGACAGCCAGCAGCGGCTGTGGGTGGTGTCCTCCGCGCTGAGCCCGGCGCGCCTGTCGCTGGTGGACACGGACCAGGGAAGGATCGTGATCCCCAGCATCATCCCCCCGTCGAACCTGGGCTCCTCGGGCAACTACGGCATCGGCGTGGACGGCAAGGACCGGGTGTGGCTGGCGGGCTGGAGCTCCGGCCCGAAGGCCTTCCGGTACGAGCACCCGCGCGGCGTGGGCACCACCATCGGCACCTGGGCCGTGTTCGAGTTCTCCAACGCCGTGAGCCAGATCAACACGCGCATCGGGCGCCCGCGCGGCATCGCCGCGGATGACCAGGGCTTCGTCTGGATGAGCTCGGACCTCAACTCCAGCAGCCAGAGCTCCTCGCAGCTCATCGCCTTCAACGGCGACACCGGCGCCATCAAGAGGTTCAACCTGCCCACCGTGGGCGAGGTGGACTTCATCGACGCGACGAACACGCAGACCCGCGAGGCCATCGGCGTGGGGCTCGACACGGACGGCCACGCGTGGGTGAACAACCGCTCGGGCAACGCCATGCGCGTGCACCGCGAGACGGGAGAGATCCTCCGCACCCGCCAGCAGGGCGCGGGCCTCTACACGTACTCGGACTTCACCGGCTACCAGCTGCGCAACTTCACCGCGCCCCTGGGCTCCTACCGGCACACCTTCAGCGCCAACGAGTGCGGCCCCGACACCATCTGGCGCTACCTGGTGTGGGACGCCGTCGTCCCGCCGAAGACGTCCCTCCAGGCCTTCGTCACGGCGGCCAACGATCCGAACGACCTGAACAACGCGAACCTGCGCAAGGGCCCGTTCACCACCTCGCCGGCGGACCTGCAGGCCGCCGGTGTGCCCAAGAGCCGCTACCTGCGCGTCGAGTTCGTCTTCCGGTCCGATGACCGACAGAGCCAGGCCTCGCCCAAGCTCAAGTCGTTCGACGTGAACTACGAGTGCGAGGTCATCATCCAGTAG
- a CDS encoding DUF6178 family protein, with translation MSENGKGNGKDAQLARQQLRRQLSQLPPRKRMDALIESAEARTLVRSMPAEELYTTIQEVGLADATELVQLASPAQFRAFVDLGAWKRDRLEPHAVLTWLRAARGDEPEEFLRKLHGLDLEVLEYLLREFTAVHDLEENPDVNPEGVTLETPEGRYLVELKVEGVEQSALRAILNDLIAENPFESVRLMEATRWEIPSELEEAAYRFRAARLEDLGFPTLESAMRIFSRVDTGPAPARSTQTALAPAQGHVDYLDAASRALTEVERENLEDELRGVANAALVAELADPGDLEAVRRVGEMVRDYLSLGLEHLTGGEPSRAAEVVRDTQLERIFQVGFSLTLALKYRAERLVKAPLARLDDTLLVFPEEAAAVEALRLKRPRRALRVQGAEPVPFRSLREIASSEALLARAEAQVELFRGLLGRSETHARDVLARFGVALNMLGVERLFTAAVALAVLEGRVDPRPVPLGRTVELCERLFEGTAQAPRLRPSAAERARATLEPAVAAEAQPELRRLVDLTLERMLGELGPPYLQEGRLDPTLSVILPMEGTPTP, from the coding sequence GTGTCCGAGAACGGCAAGGGAAATGGCAAGGACGCGCAGCTGGCTCGCCAGCAGCTGCGCCGGCAGCTCTCCCAGCTTCCTCCCAGGAAGCGGATGGACGCACTGATCGAGTCCGCGGAAGCGCGGACCCTGGTGCGCTCCATGCCCGCGGAGGAGCTCTACACGACGATCCAGGAGGTGGGGCTGGCCGACGCCACGGAGCTCGTCCAGCTCGCCTCGCCGGCCCAGTTCCGCGCCTTCGTGGACCTGGGCGCCTGGAAGCGGGACAGGCTCGAGCCCCACGCGGTGCTCACCTGGCTGCGCGCCGCGCGCGGGGACGAGCCCGAGGAGTTCCTCCGCAAGCTGCACGGGCTGGATCTCGAGGTGCTCGAGTACCTGCTGCGCGAGTTCACCGCGGTGCACGATCTGGAGGAGAACCCGGACGTGAACCCGGAGGGCGTGACGCTGGAGACGCCCGAGGGCCGCTACCTCGTCGAGCTCAAGGTGGAGGGCGTGGAGCAGTCCGCGCTCCGGGCCATCCTCAATGACTTGATCGCGGAGAACCCCTTCGAGTCGGTGCGGCTGATGGAGGCCACGCGCTGGGAGATCCCCAGCGAGCTGGAGGAGGCGGCCTACCGCTTCCGCGCGGCCCGGCTGGAGGACCTGGGCTTCCCCACGCTGGAGTCCGCGATGCGCATCTTCAGCCGCGTGGACACCGGCCCCGCGCCCGCCCGGAGCACCCAGACGGCGCTCGCGCCCGCGCAGGGCCACGTGGACTACCTGGACGCCGCCTCTCGCGCGCTGACGGAGGTGGAGCGGGAGAACCTGGAGGACGAGCTGCGCGGGGTGGCCAACGCCGCCCTGGTGGCCGAGCTGGCGGACCCCGGAGACCTGGAGGCCGTGCGCCGGGTGGGAGAGATGGTGCGGGACTACCTCTCGCTGGGGCTGGAGCACCTGACGGGCGGAGAGCCCTCGCGCGCAGCCGAGGTGGTGCGCGACACGCAGCTCGAGCGCATCTTCCAGGTGGGCTTCTCGCTGACGCTGGCGCTCAAGTACCGGGCGGAGCGGCTGGTGAAGGCGCCGCTGGCCCGGCTGGACGACACGCTGCTGGTGTTCCCCGAGGAGGCCGCCGCCGTCGAGGCGCTGCGCCTGAAGCGGCCCCGCCGCGCGCTGCGGGTGCAGGGCGCCGAGCCGGTGCCGTTCCGCTCGCTGAGGGAGATCGCCTCCAGCGAGGCGCTGCTGGCGCGGGCGGAGGCCCAGGTGGAGCTGTTCCGTGGGCTGCTGGGCAGGAGCGAGACGCACGCGCGCGACGTGCTGGCGCGCTTCGGCGTGGCGCTGAACATGCTGGGCGTGGAGCGCCTCTTCACCGCCGCCGTCGCCCTGGCCGTGCTCGAGGGCCGGGTGGATCCGCGCCCTGTACCCCTGGGACGCACAGTGGAGCTCTGCGAGCGGCTCTTCGAGGGGACGGCTCAGGCACCTCGCCTGCGTCCCAGCGCCGCCGAGCGCGCCCGGGCCACGCTGGAGCCGGCGGTGGCCGCCGAGGCCCAGCCGGAGCTGCGCCGGCTGGTGGACCTCACCCTGGAGCGGATGCTGGGAGAGCTGGGCCCCCCTTATCTCCAGGAGGGCCGGTTGGATCCCACGCTGTCTGTGATCCTTCCAATGGAGGGCACTCCGACACCGTAA
- a CDS encoding O-antigen ligase family protein: protein MGVGEQGQQRDILAFYALTAFAVVMYAVPGEWIPELAPLRLALVTSGLAAGLMALRRLGRAEPLYFDGVRGVSLLAFSGLAFASIAWSVNADVTRTTGIELLKLTAIYLTIINVITTGRRLAVMCGAMVIASIVTSIGVIDWYRDGVDLVEGFRSRWVGVYADPNHMAMNMALVVPLAVAFLARKESGWVMRVACAVAAVLAVVAIVLSHSRGGFIGLAVAMGVWAIREKRRMQAIVVGAVLALGLVMFAPKSFWQRNETVTSFQQDASAMGRVYAWQVASRMSLDKPLLGVGAGSFRYAWAQYAPPEATRAYVAHNIFLDVIGEMGFIGLLFFLLFAGGATGGAFSASKDDEMGWLGRALAASMAGYLVCDLFSGYILSAHLYVLFGLAASAARIAEARARATESVVQRVPASRSSAAAWEGSGHAA, encoded by the coding sequence ATGGGTGTAGGGGAGCAGGGGCAGCAGCGAGACATCCTGGCGTTCTACGCGCTGACGGCGTTCGCGGTGGTGATGTACGCCGTGCCAGGCGAGTGGATCCCGGAGCTGGCGCCGCTGCGGCTCGCCCTGGTCACCTCGGGGCTGGCGGCGGGGCTGATGGCGCTGCGGCGCCTGGGGCGGGCCGAGCCGCTCTACTTCGACGGGGTGCGCGGCGTGTCGCTGCTGGCCTTCTCGGGGCTGGCGTTCGCGTCCATCGCCTGGTCGGTGAACGCGGACGTGACGCGGACCACGGGCATCGAGCTGCTGAAGCTCACCGCCATCTATCTGACGATCATCAACGTCATCACCACGGGCAGGCGGCTGGCGGTGATGTGCGGCGCGATGGTGATCGCCTCGATCGTGACGTCCATCGGCGTCATCGACTGGTACCGGGACGGGGTGGACCTGGTGGAGGGCTTCCGCTCGCGCTGGGTGGGCGTGTACGCGGACCCGAACCACATGGCCATGAACATGGCGCTGGTGGTGCCGCTGGCGGTGGCCTTCCTGGCTCGCAAGGAGTCCGGGTGGGTGATGCGCGTGGCGTGCGCGGTGGCGGCGGTGCTGGCGGTGGTGGCCATCGTGCTGAGCCACTCGCGCGGTGGCTTCATCGGCCTGGCGGTGGCGATGGGGGTGTGGGCCATCCGTGAGAAGCGGCGCATGCAGGCCATCGTGGTGGGCGCGGTGCTGGCGCTGGGCCTGGTGATGTTCGCGCCGAAGAGCTTCTGGCAGCGCAACGAGACGGTGACGTCGTTCCAGCAGGACGCCTCGGCCATGGGCCGCGTCTACGCGTGGCAGGTGGCCTCGCGCATGAGCCTGGACAAGCCGCTGCTGGGCGTGGGGGCGGGCAGCTTCCGCTACGCCTGGGCGCAGTACGCGCCCCCGGAGGCCACGCGGGCCTACGTGGCGCACAACATCTTCCTGGACGTGATTGGCGAGATGGGCTTCATCGGCCTGCTGTTCTTCCTGCTGTTCGCCGGAGGCGCCACGGGCGGTGCCTTCTCGGCCTCGAAGGACGACGAGATGGGCTGGCTGGGACGGGCGCTGGCCGCGTCCATGGCGGGCTACCTCGTGTGCGATCTGTTCTCGGGCTACATCCTGTCGGCGCACCTCTACGTCCTGTTCGGACTGGCGGCGAGCGCGGCGCGGATCGCCGAGGCGCGGGCGCGGGCAACGGAGTCGGTGGTGCAACGGGTGCCGGCGAGCAGGAGCTCGGCGGCGGCGTGGGAGGGGTCAGGGCATGCGGCGTGA
- a CDS encoding glycosyltransferase: MRREAEAVLGAEPIRLVQFTRSFYIGGTEVQVLELLRGLPSTYQLQVSVLQEVGPLVGELRKLGFTPEEFPLHGSLARPNTAWQMVRLARWLESNRVELVHVHDFYATMLAVPAAKLAGAKVIVSRLDLAHWHGKARRAVLAQLTRMADHVVANAAAIRRMLVEEEGLPESRVSVIHNGLDLPRFDGRIREGLQKPLPETGGAPVVVHVANMNHPVKRQEDLLQALALLRREGLKLHAFLVGDGPRRPELQRKAAELGVADLAHFLGHRGDVPAIYARANLGVLCSTAEGMSNAVMEGMAAGLPMVVTAVGGNPDLIEDGVRGRVVRPERPGELAQAFRWLLEHPEQARDLGAAARGFVRRELSLERMVQRHDALYQQVARPSRQ; encoded by the coding sequence ATGCGGCGTGAAGCGGAGGCGGTGCTGGGCGCGGAGCCCATCCGCCTGGTGCAGTTCACCCGGTCGTTCTACATCGGAGGCACGGAGGTCCAGGTCCTGGAGCTGTTGCGCGGGCTGCCTTCCACCTATCAGCTCCAGGTGTCCGTGCTGCAGGAGGTGGGGCCGCTGGTGGGCGAGCTCCGCAAGCTGGGGTTCACCCCGGAGGAGTTTCCGCTCCACGGCTCGCTGGCCCGGCCCAACACGGCCTGGCAGATGGTGAGGCTGGCGCGCTGGCTGGAGAGCAACCGCGTGGAGCTGGTGCACGTGCACGACTTCTACGCGACGATGCTGGCGGTGCCGGCGGCGAAGCTGGCCGGGGCGAAGGTCATCGTCAGCCGGCTGGACCTGGCGCACTGGCATGGCAAGGCGCGCCGGGCGGTGCTGGCCCAGCTCACCCGCATGGCGGACCACGTGGTGGCCAACGCGGCCGCCATCCGCCGGATGCTGGTGGAGGAGGAGGGGCTGCCGGAGTCGCGCGTCAGCGTCATCCACAACGGCCTGGATCTGCCGCGCTTCGACGGGCGCATCCGCGAGGGGCTCCAGAAGCCGCTGCCGGAGACGGGCGGGGCGCCGGTGGTGGTGCACGTGGCCAACATGAACCACCCGGTGAAGCGGCAGGAGGATCTGCTCCAGGCGCTGGCGCTGCTGCGGCGCGAGGGGCTGAAGCTGCACGCCTTCCTGGTGGGGGACGGGCCTCGGCGGCCGGAGCTGCAGCGCAAGGCGGCGGAGCTGGGCGTGGCGGACCTGGCGCACTTCCTGGGGCACCGCGGGGACGTCCCGGCCATCTACGCCCGGGCGAACCTGGGCGTGCTCTGCTCCACGGCCGAGGGCATGTCCAACGCGGTGATGGAGGGCATGGCCGCGGGGCTGCCCATGGTGGTGACGGCGGTGGGCGGCAACCCGGATCTCATCGAGGACGGCGTGCGCGGCAGGGTGGTGCGCCCCGAGCGCCCCGGCGAGCTGGCCCAGGCCTTCCGCTGGCTGCTGGAGCACCCGGAGCAGGCCAGGGACCTCGGCGCCGCGGCCCGGGGCTTCGTGCGCAGGGAACTCTCCCTGGAGCGAATGGTGCAGCGGCATGACGCGCTGTACCAACAGGTGGCGCGGCCCTCTCGGCAATAG
- a CDS encoding copper amine oxidase: MIGSRVVPGLLGLMVVLGFAPVAEAQGCNPSACTGYTQIDHTFTSGSRWRFAVESCPCEGLVIRLAHYMPRNGTLRLVLGQGSISELHVPYAVGTPRPLDVAGAGMGTNAVQLSAAECAGGTLLANNLICQNIEDRGYAWKFMNTFQQGELISVSQSSQLGQYTYINRWEFHDDGTIRPRLGMTGRLQRVSSGAAYAPYGSRLNSETSATPAYGISHLHNVYYRLDLDIGGAANDVVERMSFHPSTAPSPDSSCATPGTCGVNMMTPILTEAAQDVVPEAYTTWHIYDKALMNSEGRHIGYELMPQIEGLWSGQTSTTEPWSSHEIWVTRFSRCETLAVGNFPPHIDASCGSSPRNVSAMVNGESVDGQDVVIWYANRHLHVPRDEDQDNMPIKWLSFSLFPRSFHHKSPLEP, encoded by the coding sequence ATGATCGGGTCTCGCGTCGTCCCAGGGCTCCTGGGTCTCATGGTCGTGCTTGGCTTCGCACCCGTTGCCGAGGCACAAGGGTGCAATCCCTCGGCCTGCACCGGCTACACACAGATCGATCACACCTTCACCTCGGGCTCGCGGTGGAGGTTCGCCGTCGAGAGTTGCCCGTGTGAGGGACTGGTCATCCGACTGGCCCACTACATGCCTCGGAACGGCACCCTACGACTGGTGCTGGGGCAAGGGAGCATCTCCGAGCTCCACGTCCCCTATGCCGTGGGCACTCCGCGCCCCCTGGACGTCGCCGGTGCCGGCATGGGCACCAACGCCGTCCAGCTGAGCGCGGCCGAGTGCGCGGGCGGGACGCTGCTGGCCAACAACCTCATCTGCCAGAACATCGAGGACCGGGGCTACGCCTGGAAGTTCATGAACACCTTCCAGCAGGGCGAGCTCATCTCCGTGAGCCAGTCGTCGCAGCTCGGCCAGTACACGTACATCAACCGGTGGGAGTTCCACGACGACGGGACCATCCGGCCCCGCCTGGGGATGACGGGCCGGCTCCAGCGCGTCTCCTCCGGGGCGGCCTATGCGCCCTATGGCAGCCGCCTGAACTCCGAGACGAGCGCGACGCCCGCCTACGGCATCTCCCACCTGCACAACGTCTACTACCGGCTGGACCTCGACATCGGCGGGGCGGCGAACGACGTGGTCGAGCGGATGAGCTTCCACCCGTCCACCGCCCCTTCTCCCGACAGCTCCTGCGCCACGCCGGGCACCTGTGGCGTCAACATGATGACGCCCATCCTCACCGAGGCCGCGCAGGACGTCGTCCCCGAGGCCTATACGACGTGGCACATCTACGACAAGGCGCTCATGAACAGCGAAGGGCGCCACATCGGCTACGAGCTCATGCCCCAGATCGAAGGGCTGTGGAGCGGTCAGACGTCCACCACGGAGCCCTGGTCCTCTCATGAGATCTGGGTCACCCGGTTCAGCCGGTGCGAGACGCTCGCGGTGGGCAACTTCCCGCCGCACATCGACGCGAGCTGCGGCTCCTCGCCGCGGAACGTCAGCGCGATGGTGAACGGCGAGTCCGTGGACGGGCAGGACGTGGTGATCTGGTACGCCAACCGCCACCTGCACGTGCCTCGGGACGAGGACCAGGACAACATGCCCATCAAGTGGCTGTCCTTCTCGCTCTTCCCCCGGAGCTTCCACCACAAGAGCCCGCTCGAGCCCTGA
- a CDS encoding quinone-dependent dihydroorotate dehydrogenase: MYSLIRALLFLLAPERAHRLGMFMLRLLGAWPALCQRLRSRALREATVELEVTVAGLRFEHPLALAAGLDKDAEAVDGLFACGFSAVEIGTVTPRPQPGNPRPRLFRLPEHRALINRMGFNNHGAAVAAQHLRARQWHPAPLGVNLGKNKDTPLEQAVEDYVACVDGLAPLGDYVVVNASSPNTPGLRKLQEPEQLTALLRAVKERLERVAPGKPLFLKIAPDLTPEAVDEVVDVARACGLSGLIATNTTVARPFEHPLAKEAGGLSGAPVREASNAVIRRAFQRSGGALPIIGVGGVFTAQDVYEKLRAGASVVQAYTGFIYEGPGMVRRIVRELGPLLARDGFRSVREAIGADHRAPSSR, from the coding sequence ATGTACTCTCTGATCCGCGCGCTCCTCTTCCTGCTGGCTCCCGAGCGCGCGCACCGTCTGGGCATGTTCATGCTCCGCCTGCTCGGAGCGTGGCCGGCCCTGTGCCAGCGGCTCCGCTCTCGCGCGCTCCGGGAGGCCACCGTGGAGCTGGAGGTGACGGTGGCGGGCCTGCGCTTCGAGCACCCGCTCGCGCTGGCCGCCGGCCTGGACAAGGACGCCGAGGCCGTGGATGGCCTGTTCGCCTGCGGCTTCTCCGCGGTGGAGATCGGCACCGTCACCCCGCGCCCCCAGCCGGGCAACCCGCGCCCGCGCCTCTTCCGCCTGCCCGAGCACCGCGCCCTCATCAACCGCATGGGCTTCAACAACCACGGCGCGGCCGTGGCCGCCCAGCACCTGCGGGCGCGGCAGTGGCACCCCGCCCCGCTGGGCGTGAACCTGGGCAAGAACAAGGACACGCCGCTGGAGCAGGCCGTGGAGGACTACGTGGCCTGCGTGGACGGGCTGGCGCCGCTCGGGGACTACGTCGTCGTCAACGCCAGCTCTCCCAACACCCCTGGCCTGCGCAAGCTCCAGGAGCCCGAGCAGCTCACCGCCCTGCTGCGCGCGGTGAAGGAGCGCCTGGAGCGGGTGGCGCCCGGCAAGCCCCTGTTCCTCAAGATCGCTCCGGACCTCACGCCCGAGGCCGTGGACGAGGTGGTGGATGTGGCTCGCGCCTGTGGCCTCTCGGGGCTGATTGCCACCAACACCACCGTGGCACGGCCCTTCGAGCATCCGCTGGCGAAGGAGGCCGGCGGCCTGTCCGGGGCGCCCGTGCGAGAGGCCTCCAACGCCGTCATCCGCCGGGCCTTCCAGCGCAGCGGCGGCGCCCTGCCCATCATCGGCGTGGGCGGCGTCTTCACCGCCCAGGACGTCTACGAGAAGCTGCGCGCCGGCGCCTCCGTGGTGCAGGCCTATACCGGCTTCATCTACGAGGGCCCGGGCATGGTGCGCCGCATCGTCCGGGAGCTGGGCCCCCTGCTCGCCCGAGACGGCTTCCGCTCCGTCCGGGAGGCCATCGGGGCGGACCACCGCGCTCCGAGCTCTCGCTGA
- a CDS encoding amidohydrolase family protein: MARDLIDLHIHVGGAVAPHILWSIAHQQGFKLPVKNYFDFVELITSRPGKVGSLEDYLKILHTWTEKIQSSPSAIERSVYEVIGKEYRGSRVTQMELRFNPMKRNLNSELDLDHIIHAALRGMDRAGLEYGVKAGLIFCLAREFDHPLNAIIVEKAIKYRTRGVVGIDLAGTEKNALELRPEVVGQYEDLFDRARKSGLKCTVHTGETKGTGAEGVIAVVERLKPHRIGHGIRAAYDEAAMKLLRERDVVLELCPTSNLHTKAVEGLDELRHIIKTFWDRRVKFTINTDGPYLLETDMRREIDLVEKNSILTPEQVDQTLAWARQYSFIPG; this comes from the coding sequence ATGGCTCGCGACCTCATTGATCTGCACATCCACGTGGGCGGCGCCGTGGCGCCCCACATCCTCTGGTCCATCGCGCACCAGCAGGGCTTCAAGCTGCCGGTCAAGAACTACTTCGACTTCGTGGAGCTCATCACCTCGCGTCCCGGCAAGGTGGGGAGCCTCGAGGACTACCTGAAGATCCTCCACACCTGGACGGAGAAGATCCAGTCCTCGCCCAGCGCCATCGAGCGCTCGGTGTACGAGGTGATCGGCAAGGAGTACCGCGGCAGCCGGGTGACGCAGATGGAGCTGCGCTTCAACCCGATGAAGCGCAACCTCAACTCCGAGCTGGACCTGGACCACATCATCCACGCGGCGCTGCGCGGCATGGACCGCGCCGGGCTGGAGTACGGCGTGAAGGCGGGCCTCATCTTCTGCCTGGCGCGCGAGTTCGATCACCCGCTCAACGCCATCATCGTGGAGAAGGCCATCAAGTACCGCACGCGCGGCGTGGTGGGCATCGATCTGGCGGGCACGGAGAAGAACGCCCTGGAGCTGCGCCCCGAGGTGGTGGGCCAGTACGAGGATCTCTTCGATCGGGCGCGCAAGTCGGGCCTCAAGTGCACCGTGCACACCGGCGAGACGAAGGGCACCGGCGCCGAGGGTGTCATCGCCGTCGTCGAGCGCCTCAAGCCGCACCGCATCGGCCACGGCATCCGCGCCGCTTATGACGAAGCGGCCATGAAGCTGCTCCGGGAGCGGGACGTGGTGCTGGAGCTGTGCCCCACCTCCAACCTGCACACCAAGGCGGTGGAGGGCCTGGACGAGCTGCGCCACATCATCAAGACGTTCTGGGACCGGCGCGTGAAGTTCACCATCAACACCGATGGCCCCTACCTCCTGGAGACGGACATGCGCCGGGAGATCGATCTGGTGGAGAAGAACAGCATCCTCACGCCCGAGCAGGTGGACCAGACGCTCGCCTGGGCGCGCCAGTACTCGTTCATCCCCGGTTGA
- a CDS encoding Smr/MutS family protein, whose amino-acid sequence MSQRNGPPKKKEEAFHNNPFKDAIKAIQKKAPEPPAKTKAPPPPPQKKKPAPEEDDASLFYSAMDGVQQLTNRGEAPPVVNPRLPEIIDENAEALAQLSELVVGNGEFDISDTSEFIEGASPGTDRNLLRALRRGDFNLQGRLDLHGMTQVEARDALERFLSESRRAGRRCVLIVHGRGLHSKDQIPVLKEQMKAWLSQKRIGKMVLAFSTARPQDGGAGAVYVLLRR is encoded by the coding sequence GTGAGCCAACGCAACGGTCCCCCCAAGAAGAAGGAAGAGGCCTTCCACAACAACCCCTTCAAGGACGCCATCAAGGCCATCCAGAAGAAGGCCCCGGAGCCACCGGCGAAGACCAAGGCCCCTCCCCCGCCTCCCCAGAAGAAGAAGCCCGCCCCGGAGGAGGATGACGCCTCGCTCTTCTACTCCGCCATGGACGGAGTGCAGCAGCTCACCAACCGCGGCGAGGCCCCTCCCGTGGTCAACCCGCGCCTGCCCGAGATCATCGACGAGAACGCCGAGGCGCTCGCCCAGCTCTCGGAGCTCGTCGTCGGCAATGGAGAGTTCGACATCTCGGACACCTCCGAGTTCATCGAGGGCGCCAGCCCCGGTACGGACCGCAACCTGCTGCGCGCGCTGCGCCGGGGAGACTTCAACCTCCAGGGCCGCCTGGACCTGCACGGCATGACGCAGGTGGAGGCCCGGGACGCCCTGGAGCGCTTCCTCTCGGAGAGCCGCCGGGCCGGAAGACGCTGCGTCCTCATCGTCCACGGGCGAGGTTTGCACTCCAAGGATCAGATCCCGGTGCTCAAGGAGCAGATGAAGGCATGGCTGAGCCAGAAGCGCATCGGGAAGATGGTGCTGGCGTTCTCCACCGCTCGCCCCCAGGACGGGGGAGCCGGAGCCGTCTACGTGCTGCTTCGCAGGTAG